One genomic window of Coregonus clupeaformis isolate EN_2021a chromosome 12, ASM2061545v1, whole genome shotgun sequence includes the following:
- the LOC121578024 gene encoding eukaryotic translation initiation factor 4B isoform X6, whose amino-acid sequence MAAPAKKKGNKKGKTLTLTDFLAEDSGSGGNAPPPQPSYAKSTSWADETDDLEGDVSTSWHSGEDSYRAPAIDRNILPTAPRSAREPNVDRSRLPRSPPYTAFLGNLPYDVSEESIMDFFRGLAISAVRLPREPSNPERLKGFGYAEFDDVDSLLRALTLNEENLGNRRIRVDIADQSNDKEGRDNGQMGGRDRMGRMGDMGGPDKTDSDDWRARPTADADDGPPKREESAFGSRDRYGDRDGPRRDNDRGFGGDRDRGFGGDRDGGRDRGFGGRDRYDDRGGESGAFGSRRDRDDGGRRAFGSGYRRDDDGGGGGRYGDRDRDRYGGDREDRYERREERGGEGGPTQRPKLVLKPRSTPKEEEQARSGGGGAVPAAPATAPSSGRASIFGAAKPVDTAAKEREVEEKLQRQLEEDKSRGFDRKPRDRDRDPSWRSEEPPSERPATRSRTGSESSQTGSTSGGRVSRRRESERSVENEVFSGKEDDPPSPGARPTSANSSTSSSKEPLKVMPAPPPKENAWAKRPAVSAGSTPVSPSDAAPPKMSSSSADERGSGREIQLSQ is encoded by the exons ctaagAAGAAGGGGAATAAGAAGGGGAAGACGCTGACCCTCACTGACTTCCTGGCAGAGGACAGTGGGAGTGGAGGCAACGCTCCACCACCGCAACCCAGCTACGCCAAGTCAACCAGCTGGGCCGATGAGACGGATGACCTGGAGGGAGATG TATCCACCTCCTGGCACTCAGGGGAGGACAGTTACCGGGCCCCGGCCATAGACCGCAACATCCTGCCCACGGCGCCGCGGTCGGCCCGCGAGCCCAACGTGGACCGGTCGCGCCTTCCCCGCAGCCCCCCCTACACCGCCTTCCTGGGCAACCTGCCCTACGACGTCTCAGAGGAATCTATCATGGACTTCTTCCGGGGCCTAGCG ATCAGTGCTGTGCGCTTGCCACGGGAGCCCAGTAACCCAGAGAGGCTGAAGGGCTTTGGCTACGCCGAGTTTGATGATGTGGACTCCCTCCTGAGGGCACTGACTCTCAACGAGGAG AACCTGGGAAACCGCAGGATCCGGGTGGATATTGCAGATCAGTCCAATGACAAGG AGGGGAGAGACAATGGCCAGATGGGCGGACGGGACAGGATGGGCCGTATGGGAGACATGGGGGGCCCCGACAAGACCGACAGTGATGACTGGAGGGCCCGGCCCACTGCAGACGCTGACGACGGACCCCCAAAGAGAGAGGAATCCGCTTTCG GGTCCCGCGACCGCTATGGAGACCGTGACGGGCCGAGACGGGACAACGACCGCGGCTTTGGCGGCGACCGAGACCGCGGCTTTGGCGGCGACCGAGACGGCGGCAGAGACCGTGGCTTCGGCGGCAGAGACCGTTATGACGACCGGGGAGGTGAGAGCGGAG CCTTTGGCTCCCGCAGGGACCGGGATGACGGCGGGCGACGTGCCTTCGGCAGTGGCTACCGCCGTGATGATGACGGGGGTGGTGGTGGCCGCTACGGGGACCGGGACCGGGATCGCTAcggaggggacagagaggaccGATATGAGAGGcgcgaggagagaggaggtgagg GTGGTCCTACCCAGAGGCCCAAGCTGGTCCTGAAGCCACGCAGCACGCCCAAGGAGGAGGAGCAAGCTCGCAGCGGTGGTGGGGGAGCTGTTCCTGCTGCTCCAGCGACTGCCCCCAGCTCCGGCCGTGCCTCCATCTTCGGAGCGGCCAAGCCCGTGGACACGGCGGCCAAGGAGCGGGAGGTGGAGGAGAAGCTCCAGAGGCAGCTGGAAGAGGACAAGTCCAGGGGCTTCGATAGGAAACCCCGCGACAGAGACAG GGACCCAAGCTGGAGGAGTGAGGAACCACCTTCTGAGCGACCTGCTACACGCTCCCGCACAGGAAGTGAGTCATCACAGACAGGAAGTACATCTGGAGGAAGAG TCTCGCGACGCAGAGAGAGCGAGCGCTCGGTTGAGAATGAAGTATTCAGTGGTAAGGAGGACGACCCTCCCTCTCCCGGGGCTCGCCCTACTTCCGCCAACTCTTCCACATCCTCCTCCAAGGAGCCTCTTAAGGTGATGCCCGCACCACCACCCAAGGAGAATGCCTGGGCCAAGCGCCCTGCGGTGAGCGCAGGGTCCACCCCTGTCTCCCCCAGTGACGCGGCACCTCCCAAAATGAG CTCAAGTTCTGCAGATGAAAGAGGATCTGGAAGGG